In Ailuropoda melanoleuca isolate Jingjing chromosome X, ASM200744v2, whole genome shotgun sequence, a single genomic region encodes these proteins:
- the CT83 gene encoding kita-kyushu lung cancer antigen 1 — MSMLLLLLGGILFAFLYVFWKSRFQSSVGEMSSNSTSLALVRPTSSTGSTKSNTDKNSDKSLSVISLSWDILINSPRTITMQKRMLVNLRIMQYKLAELEHFLVIKGLNGALVNWKSN; from the exons ATGAGCATGCTGTTGCTTCTACTGGGCGgcattctgtttgcttttctgtatgtcttctggAAAAGCCGCTTTCAG AGCAGCGTTGGTGAAATGTCATCAAATTCGACTTCTCTTGCACTAGTAAGACCAACCTCTTCTACTGGGTCAACTAAGAGCAATACTGATAaga actCTGATAAGAGTCTTTCAGTCATCAGCCTCTCTTGGGATATCTTAATTAACTCCCCACGCACGATAACTATGCAGAAGCGAATGTTGGTAAACCTCAGGATCATGCAATACAAGCTGGCTGAATTGGAACATTTCCTAGTTATCAAGGGTTTAAATGGTGCATTAGTTAACTGGAAATCTAATTAG